From a single Trachemys scripta elegans isolate TJP31775 chromosome 17, CAS_Tse_1.0, whole genome shotgun sequence genomic region:
- the SLC31A2 gene encoding probable low affinity copper uptake protein 2 gives MMQMYFYFSDKVVLLFDFWNVHTPAGMVLSVLVVLLLAALYEVIKISKTKLLRQTILAIPATLSQESLGQPETGSVNSNLGQQNTTSKRWFLSHISQSLLHVAQVVIGYLVMLVVMSYNTWIFLGVIVGSALGFYLAYPVFNAR, from the exons ATGATGCAA ATGTATTTCTACTTCTCTGACAAGGTGGTACTTTTGTTTGACTTCTGGAATGTCCACACCCCTGCAG GGATGGTGCTCTCGGTGCTGGTGGTTCTGCTGCTAGCGGCATTGTACGAAGTCATCAAGATCAGCAAAACCAAACTCCTTCGCCAGACGATACTGGCCATCCCCGCCACCCTCAGTCAGGAGTCACTCGGGCAGCCGGAGACAGGGTCTGTCAACTCCAACCTGGGTCAGCAAAACACCACCTCAAAAAG GTGGTTTCTTTCCCACATCAGCCAGAGCCTGCTCCACGTGGCCCAGGTGGTGATCGGTTACCTGGTGATGCTGGTGGTGATGTCCTACAACACTTGGATCTTCCTGGGGGTGATCGTGGGTTCCGCCCTGGGTTTCTACCTGGCTTACCCGGTGTTCAACGCAAGATAG